One stretch of Candidatus Kerfeldbacteria bacterium DNA includes these proteins:
- a CDS encoding HD domain-containing protein, producing the protein MLNKLGQYENTPEPAEHFSPEFFKQSCNYAHIGPLKFLPMMEKPPGSRVRYSGPGKLLEQPWLASSLRKFAVGRSPDPRVVILAVDDAYQSSYERRTWDDESLVPEPEWIEQLDPGTRSRLRWNRAIFEDLFDPLIAGPVFNKIFGFACAVDQKAENGLLRGLEDGLWLWRLRRIRQLAWLTVPAGPGELQDNFPHDRYFHSCNVLAVASLIGRNTGLSEEELRTLQIAAYTHDVLTPAGGDRTKSIDWKMFDEDTHYGDAFKLYPERRSPTFSVVTDWKKTEKQLPDRHILTEAVQGQGLLGEILDVADKISYVGSDAAAYIGGSIRFPTCLEDPDYQEVEKMVQEAARSGSSVCAPWADVKREGNNIYFSSPDALAQFLRLRALMFKNLYYNPRSRNAEHVLASVTGRALYQNGTLTRENFLTMTDDDLLAILRNNLWSSKKGGSHLLGFLKIYPEIARCTSAEEAQLRFAELQKDNLVLVERFSGATSTGENLLVKLGGNIKPFKDACPEETEELRELFRSREGYVLYSIPFSRLDVSPEVGAILRETQKTQDIK; encoded by the coding sequence GTGCTTAATAAATTGGGCCAATATGAAAATACTCCCGAACCCGCAGAGCATTTCTCTCCGGAATTTTTTAAGCAAAGCTGCAACTACGCCCACATCGGGCCGCTGAAGTTTCTGCCCATGATGGAGAAGCCGCCCGGATCTCGTGTCAGATACTCCGGACCGGGAAAATTATTGGAACAACCCTGGCTTGCGTCATCGTTGCGAAAATTCGCAGTGGGCCGATCTCCAGATCCCCGGGTTGTGATACTGGCGGTTGATGATGCTTACCAAAGTTCATATGAGAGAAGAACGTGGGACGACGAGTCGCTGGTGCCAGAACCGGAATGGATCGAGCAGCTTGATCCAGGAACCCGGTCGCGGCTGCGCTGGAACAGGGCGATTTTCGAGGACCTATTCGACCCTCTTATTGCCGGGCCGGTTTTTAACAAAATATTTGGTTTTGCCTGTGCCGTCGATCAAAAGGCCGAGAACGGACTCTTGCGGGGATTAGAAGATGGACTTTGGCTCTGGCGCCTTCGGCGGATCCGACAGTTGGCCTGGCTTACGGTTCCTGCCGGTCCCGGCGAACTGCAAGATAATTTTCCGCATGATCGCTATTTCCACTCCTGTAACGTTCTGGCAGTCGCGTCCCTTATCGGCCGCAACACAGGATTGTCGGAAGAAGAACTTAGAACTTTGCAGATTGCCGCTTATACTCATGATGTTTTGACGCCCGCCGGTGGCGATCGCACCAAAAGCATCGATTGGAAAATGTTCGATGAAGACACGCATTACGGAGACGCTTTTAAGCTGTATCCGGAACGACGATCCCCGACGTTTTCCGTGGTTACGGATTGGAAGAAAACCGAAAAGCAATTACCCGATCGGCACATACTAACTGAAGCGGTGCAGGGGCAAGGGCTTCTGGGTGAAATTCTGGACGTGGCCGACAAGATTTCTTATGTCGGAAGCGATGCGGCGGCGTATATTGGCGGGAGCATACGCTTCCCAACCTGCCTGGAAGATCCCGACTATCAGGAAGTAGAAAAGATGGTCCAGGAGGCCGCCCGAAGCGGATCCTCCGTGTGCGCGCCTTGGGCGGATGTGAAAAGAGAAGGAAACAACATCTACTTTTCTTCGCCCGACGCCCTCGCGCAATTTCTTCGGCTCCGGGCTCTTATGTTCAAAAATCTTTATTACAATCCGCGGTCCCGCAACGCGGAGCACGTACTGGCCAGCGTTACAGGAAGAGCGCTATACCAAAACGGAACGCTCACCCGTGAAAATTTCCTGACAATGACCGATGATGATCTCTTGGCCATACTGCGAAATAATTTATGGAGTTCAAAAAAGGGAGGATCCCATCTTCTCGGTTTTTTAAAAATATACCCGGAGATCGCGCGTTGCACGTCGGCTGAGGAAGCGCAACTGCGTTTCGCGGAGCTGCAAAAAGATAATCTCGTGCTTGTAGAGCGCTTTTCTGGAGCAACATCAACCGGTGAAAATCTCCTTGTAAAATTAGGTGGCAACATAAAACCGTTCAAAGATGCCTGCCCCGAAGAAACCGAGGAGCTACGGGAGCTTTTCCGTAGCCGCGAAGGATACGTGCTCTACTCCATCCCATTTTCCAGATTAGATGTCAGTCCCGAGGTGGGAGCGATCCTTCGTGAAACACAGAAAACACAGGACATTAAGTAA
- a CDS encoding DDE-type integrase/transposase/recombinase, whose protein sequence is MQIYNKIAGTRGLVSAYNEALRFRDMITQEAEERAKILVFWKKHGEAAAREAYGVSRPTLFRWQKILDESGGKLEALVPQSTTPKHRRTRVIPKPIENLILQERLREKLGKEKLAKLIQEDDLGTPSDSTVGRMLSDLKKQGKLRDPKKLSLYGQTGRLVAQKPKKIRKKLRSKGHTGGLVKADTIVRFTNGMKRYILTGIDLETKFAFAYAYASHSSKTAADFMATFREVAPLSLTHVQTDNGSEFSDHFELYRTKSGITHFFCYPRSPQMNAEIERFNRTLSEAFIQRRRGLLSYDLSAFNRELMDCLLWYNTRRPHWSIGLISPLRYIENNLSAEESHIDGAVRKRQKVIP, encoded by the coding sequence ATGCAGATCTACAACAAAATAGCCGGCACCCGGGGCCTGGTTAGCGCCTACAACGAAGCGCTACGCTTCCGGGATATGATCACCCAGGAAGCAGAGGAGCGGGCCAAAATACTTGTGTTCTGGAAGAAGCACGGGGAGGCGGCAGCTCGGGAAGCCTATGGCGTTTCCCGCCCCACCCTTTTCCGATGGCAGAAGATCCTGGATGAGTCCGGCGGTAAGCTGGAAGCCCTCGTCCCCCAGAGCACGACGCCGAAGCACCGGCGGACCCGCGTCATCCCGAAGCCCATAGAAAACCTCATCCTCCAGGAGCGTCTCCGTGAGAAGCTCGGCAAGGAAAAGCTGGCCAAACTCATCCAGGAAGATGATCTGGGAACCCCATCCGACTCCACGGTGGGCCGGATGCTCTCTGATCTGAAGAAACAGGGCAAACTCCGAGATCCGAAGAAGCTCTCCCTCTATGGGCAGACGGGAAGGCTCGTGGCGCAGAAGCCCAAGAAGATTAGGAAGAAATTGCGGAGCAAGGGTCATACGGGCGGGCTTGTGAAGGCAGATACGATCGTGCGTTTCACGAATGGCATGAAACGCTACATCCTGACGGGCATAGACCTGGAGACCAAGTTCGCTTTCGCTTATGCCTACGCCTCCCACAGCTCCAAAACCGCCGCGGACTTCATGGCCACTTTCCGGGAGGTCGCACCTCTTTCTCTCACCCACGTGCAGACGGACAATGGGAGCGAATTCAGCGATCACTTTGAACTCTACCGTACCAAATCAGGGATCACCCATTTCTTCTGCTATCCCAGATCTCCCCAGATGAATGCAGAGATCGAGCGTTTCAACCGGACCCTGTCGGAAGCTTTCATTCAAAGACGCCGGGGCCTGCTCTCCTATGATCTCTCAGCCTTCAACCGGGAGCTCATGGACTGTCTCCTGTGGTACAACACCCGGAGGCCGCACTGGTCGATTGGCCTTATCTCACCCTTGAGGTATATTGAGAACAATCTATCTGCCGAGGAGTCTCATATCGATGGCGCTGTTCGAAAACGTCAAAAAGTTATTCCCTGA
- a CDS encoding HAD family hydrolase, with translation MIRHIWFDFGDTIGSINKDAHDKLRYNFYASATGRTVSPELIKEFEELYQRHERSNSAVFRSLGLPSKYWSEQVNSLDPAKFCRLANDNIPQVLDALRKMVPISTFSNLELEKVFQELGVDPKWFSHFLNAGMVKEPKPALDGFYKMIELSQLPPNEILYIGDDVGKDILPTKKAGIGTGLMWKRSGQADYCFEKFDEVLDVVR, from the coding sequence ATGATCCGGCACATTTGGTTTGATTTCGGTGATACGATCGGCTCCATAAATAAGGATGCCCATGACAAGCTTCGCTATAACTTCTATGCTTCGGCAACGGGAAGGACCGTCAGCCCAGAATTGATAAAAGAATTTGAGGAGTTATATCAAAGACATGAGAGGAGCAATTCTGCGGTGTTTCGGTCCTTGGGATTACCGTCCAAGTATTGGTCCGAGCAAGTCAATTCTTTAGACCCGGCGAAGTTCTGTAGGCTTGCCAATGATAACATACCGCAAGTCCTGGATGCATTGAGAAAAATGGTGCCAATTTCCACGTTCTCTAACCTCGAATTAGAGAAGGTGTTCCAAGAGTTGGGCGTCGATCCAAAGTGGTTTTCACATTTTCTCAATGCGGGAATGGTGAAAGAACCAAAGCCGGCACTCGATGGGTTTTATAAAATGATCGAACTCTCCCAACTGCCGCCGAATGAGATCCTCTATATCGGCGACGACGTGGGAAAGGATATTCTACCAACCAAAAAAGCGGGCATTGGTACGGGCTTGATGTGGAAAAGATCCGGCCAAGCGGACTATTGCTTCGAGAAATTTGACGAGGTGCTTGATGTAGTTAGGTGA
- a CDS encoding ribose-phosphate diphosphokinase, whose protein sequence is MMWRVKVFSGTTSASLAQDVCRKLGIDPGRADLRKFSDGEVHIQLLEDVRDADVFIINATHPPMENLMEMILLADAARRSSAKRVTLVPVYLGYNRQDRKDRPRVPISARVVIDILSNSGADRALLFDLHSEVTMGFFGRNMIVDHLYASVASIPYLRTLLTSPFIVASPDKGGGPRAKAYATLLNQGDYVIFDKTRPEPGKVTRGSIKIIGDVKGRNVLLVDDLIDTAGTLIADAEAAMNADALSVYGYATHFLASGDAITRLDASPIKELVVMDSIAHPAEKLQTSRLIITMLSIAPLLADAIRRIHDGDSLSSLFLSPK, encoded by the coding sequence ATGATGTGGAGAGTTAAAGTGTTCTCAGGGACAACGAGCGCCTCGTTGGCCCAGGATGTGTGCCGAAAGCTCGGCATAGATCCTGGAAGGGCTGACCTCAGAAAGTTCAGCGATGGCGAAGTCCATATCCAGTTGTTGGAAGATGTCCGCGACGCGGACGTATTCATCATCAACGCCACGCACCCGCCGATGGAAAATCTCATGGAGATGATCCTTCTCGCGGATGCAGCCCGCCGCTCTTCGGCTAAACGCGTTACTCTTGTGCCGGTGTATCTCGGATACAACCGACAAGACCGCAAGGACCGCCCCCGCGTTCCTATCAGCGCGAGAGTTGTGATCGACATACTCTCCAACTCCGGAGCCGACCGGGCACTTCTTTTCGACCTTCACTCGGAAGTAACCATGGGGTTCTTCGGAAGAAACATGATTGTCGACCACCTGTACGCCTCCGTCGCAAGCATCCCCTACCTTCGGACGCTGCTCACTAGTCCATTTATTGTGGCATCGCCCGATAAAGGCGGCGGCCCCAGAGCGAAAGCGTATGCAACATTACTCAACCAGGGCGACTACGTCATCTTCGACAAAACTCGGCCGGAACCCGGCAAGGTCACGAGAGGCTCCATCAAGATCATCGGCGACGTGAAGGGACGAAACGTGCTCCTGGTCGACGATCTGATCGATACTGCAGGAACTCTCATTGCCGATGCCGAGGCCGCCATGAACGCGGACGCGCTCAGTGTCTACGGTTATGCCACTCACTTTCTCGCGTCCGGCGATGCCATTACCCGACTCGACGCCAGTCCCATCAAAGAACTCGTCGTGATGGACTCTATTGCGCACCCCGCAGAAAAGTTGCAAACGAGCAGGCTGATAATCACGATGCTCTCAATTGCGCCCCTCCTCGCGGACGCGATCCGACGGATCCATGACGGAGATTCGCTCAGCTCGCTCTTCCTTTCTCCGAAGTAG